Proteins encoded by one window of Lutibacter sp. A64:
- a CDS encoding serine hydrolase domain-containing protein: protein MNKKNKTLIIRIILLVGTIVSMFFVPWLLVKAWILPLPNTVQEQLDEAIGHGFDGMIVYVDQKSKPSQYYTAGWHNRELKIPAKPNALFKIASISKLYDAVAVTKLVGEKRLSLDKTIADYLPELVGKIENAEKITLRLMLQHRSGIPNFTDTPNFWATPTETYEESLALILNKPSNFKPGQDYEYCNTNYLLINKIMDNELGYENFRFIQEKILTPLNLNNTFSSLDKVNIDNVMSGYHQNHPFDLKEDEHGMLATAEDVGTFLRALNTGSLFEPGEQEIYSSIYKYEHAGWVPGYQSFAKYHKDIDAVIIEFYSTTDSKLYLWNVSEIINNRIVKILKKDTK from the coding sequence ATGAATAAAAAAAACAAAACACTAATAATAAGAATTATACTTTTAGTTGGTACAATTGTTTCTATGTTCTTTGTGCCCTGGCTTTTAGTAAAGGCTTGGATACTTCCATTGCCTAATACAGTTCAAGAACAGTTAGACGAAGCCATTGGTCATGGCTTTGATGGAATGATTGTTTATGTAGACCAAAAAAGCAAACCTTCTCAATATTATACTGCTGGCTGGCACAATAGAGAGTTAAAGATTCCTGCAAAACCAAATGCACTATTTAAAATTGCAAGCATTAGCAAATTATATGATGCTGTTGCAGTAACAAAATTGGTAGGTGAAAAACGCCTTTCTCTAGATAAAACTATTGCAGATTACCTACCAGAACTTGTTGGAAAAATTGAAAATGCTGAAAAAATCACCTTAAGATTAATGCTACAACACAGAAGTGGCATTCCTAATTTTACAGACACTCCAAATTTTTGGGCAACCCCAACAGAAACTTATGAAGAAAGTTTAGCTTTAATTTTAAACAAGCCATCAAATTTTAAACCAGGACAAGATTACGAATATTGCAACACCAATTATCTTTTAATTAACAAAATAATGGATAACGAACTAGGTTATGAAAACTTTCGATTTATTCAAGAAAAAATTTTAACCCCTCTAAATCTTAACAACACCTTTAGTTCTTTAGATAAAGTGAATATAGATAATGTAATGAGTGGCTACCACCAAAACCACCCTTTTGATTTAAAGGAAGATGAACACGGTATGCTAGCTACAGCAGAAGATGTAGGTACTTTTTTAAGAGCATTAAATACTGGCAGTTTATTTGAGCCAGGAGAACAAGAAATATATTCTTCTATTTATAAGTATGAACATGCAGGTTGGGTTCCTGGCTACCAAAGTTTTGCAAAATACCATAAAGATATTGATGCTGTTATTATTGAATTTTATAGCACAACAGATTCTAAATTGTACTTGTGGAATGTATCGGAAATTATAAACAATCGGATTGTAAAAATCCTAAAAAAAGATACTAAATAA
- a CDS encoding DMT family transporter → MNWILLIIAGLFEVAFAACLGKAKESTGIITTYWYIGFLICLSISMLLLVKVTQQLPIGTAYAVWTGVGAVGTVLVGIFLFKEPATFWRLFFITTLIISIVGLKVVSH, encoded by the coding sequence ATGAATTGGATTTTATTAATTATAGCAGGTCTTTTTGAAGTTGCATTTGCTGCTTGCCTTGGAAAAGCCAAAGAATCAACAGGTATTATAACCACATATTGGTATATTGGGTTTTTAATCTGCTTATCTATAAGCATGCTTTTACTTGTTAAAGTAACCCAACAACTACCTATTGGAACTGCTTATGCCGTATGGACAGGAGTTGGTGCTGTTGGAACAGTATTAGTCGGAATTTTTCTATTTAAAGAACCTGCTACTTTTTGGAGATTGTTTTTTATTACAACTTTAATAATTTCAATAGTTGGACTAAAAGTTGTTTCTCATTAA
- a CDS encoding phosphodiester glycosidase family protein, with translation MQHKNHLSILLIIFTVFITYSQQKKELNSQKKSIDEALEFIQIKTDTLFNSNQTISLLVLQKKAANKYNLAFGYNHTKLVQTSTIAKNNNAIAAINGGFFNMKNGGSVTYFEVNDTVINKTSNPKNKLMNGAIIIENNFDIKIQPANSDLFYEASKQESAVLITGPLLLSNSETLKLPNMKFVNNRHPRTCLCKTEESVILITIDGRQKEAHGMNLMETQDFLKSLNCINAINLDGGGSTTMWIQDKGIVNFPSDITGERPVANALLILEKVK, from the coding sequence ATGCAACATAAAAACCATCTTTCAATTTTACTGATTATTTTTACTGTTTTTATTACTTATAGTCAGCAAAAAAAAGAATTAAACAGTCAAAAAAAATCTATAGATGAAGCCTTAGAATTTATTCAAATAAAAACAGATACTCTCTTTAACAGCAATCAAACAATAAGTCTTTTAGTATTGCAAAAAAAAGCAGCTAACAAATACAACTTAGCTTTTGGCTATAACCATACAAAATTAGTACAAACAAGCACAATTGCCAAAAACAACAACGCTATTGCAGCTATAAATGGAGGTTTTTTTAATATGAAAAATGGTGGAAGTGTTACTTATTTTGAAGTAAATGATACTGTTATTAACAAAACAAGCAATCCAAAAAATAAATTAATGAATGGAGCTATTATTATTGAAAACAATTTTGACATTAAAATACAACCTGCCAATTCAGATCTTTTTTATGAAGCTTCAAAACAAGAATCTGCAGTATTAATTACTGGACCGTTACTTTTATCAAATTCAGAAACCTTAAAGTTACCAAACATGAAATTTGTAAATAACAGACATCCAAGAACTTGCTTGTGTAAAACCGAAGAATCTGTAATCTTAATCACTATTGATGGACGTCAAAAAGAAGCACACGGAATGAACTTAATGGAAACTCAAGATTTTCTAAAATCTTTAAATTGTATAAATGCTATTAACCTAGATGGTGGTGGGTCAACAACTATGTGGATTCAAGATAAAGGGATTGTTAATTTTCCTAGTGATATAACAGGTGAAAGACCAGTAGCTAATGCTTTATTAATACTAGAAAAAGTAAAATAA
- a CDS encoding sodium:solute symporter — protein MEQLDWIILIGTLLFIVSYGAYKTKGSKNVTDYIKGGSEAKWWTIGLSVMATQASAITFLSTPGQAFHSGMGFVQFYFGLPIAMVVICLVFIPIYHRLKVFTAYEFLEKRFDLKTRSLAAILFLVQRGLAAGITIFAPAIILSAVLGWDLTTLNIIIGILVIIYTVTGGTKAVSVTQKQQMAVIFGGMFIAFYLIVSYLPADISFSKALKIAGASGKMEVLDFSFNLDNRYTFWSGIIGGTFLALSYFGTDQSQVQRYLSGKSMKEMQLGLIFNGLLKVPMQFFILLVGVMVFVFYQFNASPLNFNPAATEIVKNSEHAEEYLALENKHKEIEVLKSEANLNYGEDLNNEALLAEIQKLNTLEIENRTEAKELIKKADSNAETNDKDYVFIHFILNNLPRGLIGLLLAVILSAAMSSTASELNALASTTAMDLFKRNVKGEKSERYFVNASKWFTLAWGIMAILVACFASLFDNLIQLVNIIGSIFYGNVLGIFLLAFFIKFVKGNAVFVAAIITQAIVIIGWWLDWMPYLWLNLFGCALVIGIAILLQAFIKNTDLETV, from the coding sequence ATGGAACAATTAGACTGGATTATACTTATTGGAACCTTGTTATTTATTGTTTCTTACGGTGCTTATAAAACTAAAGGGAGTAAAAATGTAACAGATTATATTAAGGGTGGAAGTGAAGCTAAATGGTGGACAATCGGTTTGTCTGTTATGGCAACACAAGCTAGTGCAATAACATTTTTATCAACTCCTGGGCAAGCTTTTCATAGCGGAATGGGCTTTGTGCAATTCTACTTCGGATTGCCAATTGCAATGGTGGTTATTTGTTTGGTATTTATTCCTATTTACCATCGTTTAAAAGTTTTTACTGCCTATGAATTTTTAGAAAAAAGATTCGATTTAAAAACTAGAAGTTTAGCAGCAATTCTATTTTTAGTTCAGAGAGGTTTGGCGGCAGGGATTACTATTTTTGCACCAGCAATTATTTTATCAGCGGTGTTAGGCTGGGATTTAACCACGTTAAATATTATAATTGGTATATTGGTTATAATTTATACTGTAACTGGTGGAACAAAGGCAGTAAGTGTTACTCAAAAGCAACAAATGGCTGTAATTTTTGGAGGAATGTTTATCGCTTTTTATTTAATAGTAAGTTATTTACCTGCTGATATTTCATTCTCTAAAGCTTTAAAAATCGCTGGTGCAAGTGGTAAAATGGAAGTGCTAGATTTCTCTTTTAACTTAGATAATCGTTATACTTTTTGGAGTGGAATTATTGGAGGAACATTTTTAGCATTGTCTTATTTTGGTACAGATCAAAGTCAAGTACAACGTTATTTGTCTGGTAAATCTATGAAAGAAATGCAATTAGGACTTATTTTTAACGGTTTGTTAAAAGTGCCAATGCAGTTTTTTATATTGTTGGTTGGTGTTATGGTTTTTGTGTTTTATCAGTTTAATGCTTCGCCTTTAAATTTTAATCCGGCAGCTACAGAAATTGTTAAAAATTCTGAACATGCAGAAGAATATTTAGCATTAGAAAATAAGCACAAAGAAATAGAAGTTTTAAAATCTGAAGCAAATTTAAATTACGGGGAAGATTTAAATAATGAAGCTTTACTTGCTGAAATTCAAAAGTTAAATACTTTAGAAATTGAAAATAGAACTGAAGCAAAAGAGTTGATTAAAAAAGCAGATAGTAATGCAGAAACCAACGATAAAGATTATGTTTTTATTCATTTTATTTTAAATAATTTGCCACGAGGTTTAATAGGTTTGTTGTTAGCTGTTATTTTATCTGCAGCAATGTCTAGTACAGCTTCAGAATTAAATGCATTGGCAAGTACAACTGCAATGGATTTATTTAAGCGCAATGTAAAAGGTGAAAAATCTGAGCGTTACTTTGTAAACGCATCTAAGTGGTTTACATTAGCTTGGGGAATTATGGCAATATTAGTTGCCTGTTTCGCTAGTTTATTCGATAATTTAATTCAATTGGTAAATATTATAGGCTCAATTTTTTATGGCAATGTTTTAGGTATATTTTTATTAGCATTTTTTATAAAGTTTGTTAAAGGAAATGCAGTTTTTGTAGCTGCTATTATTACTCAAGCAATTGTTATTATTGGTTGGTGGCTCGATTGGATGCCGTATTTATGGCTTAATTTGTTTGGGTGTGCATTGGTAATAGGAATTGCTATTTTATTGCAAGCTTTTATTAAAAATACAGATTTAGAAACTGTTTAA
- the dnaN gene encoding DNA polymerase III subunit beta translates to MKFIVSSSQLLKQLSVLGGVINSSNTLPILDNFLFELNKNELTISASDLETTMSTTIDVESDSEGSVAVSARLLLDTLKTFPNQPLTFKTEENNSIEISSSHGKYDMAYFDGNEFPKAVSIQSPSSTVIPGNILATAISKTIFAAGNDDLRPVMSGVFFQFSAESLTFVATDAHKLVKYSRTDVTANDTAEFIMPKKPLNLLKGILGTVDNDVTIEYNDSNAKFTFDNVVLVCRLIDGKYPNYDAVIPKENPNKLTVDRGTFLNSVKRVSIFSSKTTHQIRLKMAGTELNISAEDIDYSNKAEERLVCEYQGDDMQIGFNSRFLTEMLSNLSSNDILIEMSLPNRAGILTPIDGVEEGEFITMLVMPVMLNS, encoded by the coding sequence ATGAAATTTATAGTATCAAGTAGCCAATTATTAAAACAACTTTCAGTTTTAGGTGGTGTAATTAATAGTAGTAATACTTTACCTATTTTAGATAACTTCTTATTCGAATTGAATAAAAATGAGTTAACAATTTCTGCTTCGGATTTAGAAACAACAATGAGTACAACTATTGATGTTGAATCAGATTCTGAAGGATCAGTAGCTGTTTCTGCACGTTTATTGTTGGATACTTTAAAAACATTTCCAAATCAGCCATTAACATTTAAAACAGAAGAAAATAATTCCATAGAAATTAGTTCTAGTCACGGTAAATATGATATGGCTTATTTTGATGGAAACGAGTTTCCTAAGGCTGTTTCAATACAATCTCCTAGTAGCACAGTAATTCCAGGAAACATATTAGCAACAGCAATTTCTAAAACAATTTTTGCTGCTGGTAATGATGATTTAAGACCTGTAATGAGTGGTGTATTTTTTCAATTTAGTGCAGAAAGCTTAACTTTTGTTGCAACAGACGCACATAAATTAGTTAAATATTCTAGAACAGATGTTACTGCAAATGACACTGCCGAATTTATAATGCCAAAAAAACCTTTAAATTTATTAAAAGGAATTTTAGGAACGGTAGACAATGATGTAACTATTGAATACAACGATTCTAACGCAAAATTTACATTCGACAATGTAGTTTTAGTGTGTAGATTAATTGATGGAAAATATCCAAATTACGATGCCGTAATTCCAAAAGAAAATCCAAACAAACTTACTGTAGATAGAGGTACTTTTTTAAATTCAGTAAAACGTGTTTCTATTTTCTCTAGTAAAACTACGCACCAAATTAGACTTAAAATGGCAGGAACAGAATTAAATATTTCTGCTGAAGATATAGATTACTCTAACAAAGCCGAAGAACGTTTAGTTTGTGAATACCAAGGAGACGATATGCAAATTGGTTTTAACTCTCGTTTTTTAACTGAAATGTTAAGCAATTTAAGCTCTAACGACATTTTAATTGAAATGAGTTTACCAAACAGAGCCGGTATTTTAACGCCTATTGATGGTGTTGAAGAAGGTGAATTTATTACTATGTTAGTAATGCCTGTAATGTTAAATAGTTAG
- a CDS encoding TrmO family methyltransferase domain-containing protein, translating to MLSKQENKHLIGTINIPLSTIKIEQILTKAKADVKELIELCSKYLKIFIDLEQQSNITLFYHLHKIENYDLLAKPFMNTKKHEIFASKLPKRQDAIKLSTAKLLEIIKISIYIKTTVLVNRSPQIDLKPLFLKFNSRKTLKTRWLNDKGYIPN from the coding sequence ATGCTATCTAAACAAGAAAATAAACATCTTATTGGTACAATTAATATACCGCTAAGCACAATTAAAATCGAACAAATTCTAACAAAAGCAAAAGCAGATGTTAAAGAGCTTATAGAGTTGTGTTCCAAATATTTAAAGATTTTTATAGATCTAGAACAGCAATCAAACATTACATTATTCTATCACTTACACAAAATAGAGAACTACGATTTATTGGCAAAACCTTTTATGAATACAAAAAAACATGAGATATTTGCCAGCAAATTACCTAAAAGACAAGATGCAATAAAGCTTTCTACAGCTAAACTTTTAGAAATTATAAAAATTAGTATCTATATAAAAACGACTGTTCTGGTAAATAGAAGTCCGCAAATAGATTTAAAACCATTATTTTTAAAGTTTAACTCTAGAAAAACCCTAAAAACTAGATGGTTAAATGATAAAGGATATATTCCTAATTAA
- a CDS encoding PIG-L family deacetylase encodes MNKITIFFLLSILSSTLVFSQAPKKPTSGDIYESIQKLNFLGTVLYVAAHPDDENTRLISYFANDVKARTAYLSLTRGDGGQNLIGPEIRELLGVIRTQELLAARKIDGGEQFFTRANDFGYSKHPDETLEIWNEEEVLKDVVAVIRKFKPDVIVNRFNHTTPGTTHGHHTASAMLSVNAFDLAADKNYKTHLKNDEVWQTKRMFYNTSWWFYGSQENFEKADKTNLIDVEIGTYYQQKGLSNSEIASLSRSQHQSQGFGNTGSRGDLTEYLEFIKGDFPKNKNVFDGIDTTWNRLKGGKQIAKILTDVEKNYDFKNPAASIPQLVAAYKLIQNLEDAYWKELKTDEIKNIIAACSGLYLEAVADNSITTKTSKNTITIEAINRSNSNINLKSVTIQPLNIVENTAVALTNNTSHKFSVDVEVSSEVNNTFPYWLHTKGTMGMYEVSNKELISLPETPREIKAEFLLDFNGITIPFTKDVVYKYNDPVKGEVYQPFEVLPEVSAAFTEKVHIFADGASQKIAIKVKALKANLKGNLSLNIPEGWNVSPTNFDFNLTQKGAEQSFQFNVSPPKNQSEGFIASIIKIDGKTYTDELVEVDYNHIPFQSVVMPSEAKVVRLNIEKKGQVIGYIQGAGDVIPTSLRQIGYTVVELNEDEVTPEKLQNFDAVVLGIRTYNTSDRAKFYQDNLHNYVKNGGTLIVQYNTNRGLKVAKVAPYPLSLSRDRVTDENSEVRILKANHELLNYPNKISKEDFNGWVQERGLYFPNEWDSNYEAILSMNDKNETPKNGSLLVAKYGEGNFIYTGLSFFRELPAGVSGAYKLFANMLSIGKNNVEKPLKN; translated from the coding sequence ATGAATAAAATTACAATTTTCTTTTTATTATCTATTTTATCTTCAACATTAGTATTTTCTCAAGCACCCAAAAAACCAACATCTGGAGATATTTACGAATCTATTCAAAAGTTAAATTTTTTAGGTACAGTTTTATATGTTGCAGCACACCCAGATGATGAAAATACACGGTTAATATCTTATTTTGCAAATGATGTAAAAGCAAGAACGGCTTATTTAAGTTTAACAAGAGGAGATGGCGGCCAAAATTTAATTGGTCCTGAAATTAGAGAATTGTTAGGTGTAATTAGAACCCAAGAATTATTAGCTGCTAGAAAAATTGATGGTGGAGAACAGTTTTTTACAAGAGCAAACGATTTTGGTTATTCTAAACATCCAGATGAAACCTTAGAAATTTGGAATGAAGAAGAGGTTTTAAAAGACGTTGTTGCAGTTATTAGAAAATTTAAGCCTGATGTAATTGTAAATAGATTTAATCATACAACACCTGGAACAACTCACGGACATCATACAGCTTCAGCAATGTTAAGTGTAAATGCCTTTGATTTAGCTGCTGATAAAAATTATAAAACACATTTAAAAAATGATGAAGTTTGGCAAACAAAAAGGATGTTTTATAATACTTCTTGGTGGTTTTATGGAAGTCAAGAAAATTTTGAAAAAGCAGATAAAACTAATTTAATAGATGTAGAAATTGGTACATATTATCAACAAAAAGGCTTGTCTAATAGCGAAATTGCGTCATTAAGTAGAAGTCAACATCAATCTCAAGGTTTTGGAAATACCGGTTCTCGTGGTGATTTAACCGAATATTTAGAGTTTATAAAAGGTGATTTTCCTAAAAACAAAAATGTTTTTGATGGAATTGATACAACTTGGAATCGCCTAAAAGGAGGTAAACAAATTGCTAAAATTTTAACTGATGTTGAAAAAAATTACGACTTTAAAAATCCTGCTGCAAGTATTCCTCAATTAGTTGCGGCTTATAAATTAATTCAGAATTTAGAAGATGCTTATTGGAAAGAATTAAAAACCGATGAGATAAAAAATATTATTGCTGCTTGTTCTGGTTTGTATTTAGAAGCTGTTGCAGATAATTCAATAACAACTAAAACATCTAAAAACACCATTACTATTGAAGCGATAAATAGAAGTAATTCTAATATTAATTTAAAATCAGTAACTATTCAACCTTTAAATATTGTTGAAAATACAGCTGTTGCATTAACAAATAATACTTCACATAAATTTTCTGTTGATGTAGAGGTTTCTTCAGAAGTGAATAACACGTTTCCGTATTGGCTTCACACAAAAGGAACAATGGGAATGTATGAAGTGTCAAATAAAGAGTTGATAAGTTTGCCGGAAACTCCAAGAGAAATTAAAGCTGAGTTTTTGTTAGATTTTAATGGAATTACTATACCTTTTACTAAAGACGTTGTTTATAAATACAACGATCCGGTTAAAGGTGAAGTTTACCAACCGTTTGAAGTATTGCCAGAAGTTTCAGCAGCATTTACTGAAAAGGTACATATTTTTGCAGATGGTGCTTCACAAAAAATAGCAATAAAAGTTAAAGCTCTAAAAGCTAATTTAAAAGGAAATTTAAGCTTAAATATTCCTGAAGGCTGGAATGTTTCACCAACAAATTTCGATTTTAATTTAACACAAAAAGGAGCAGAGCAAAGCTTCCAGTTTAATGTGAGTCCGCCTAAAAATCAATCCGAAGGTTTTATTGCATCAATTATTAAAATTGACGGAAAAACGTATACAGATGAATTGGTTGAAGTTGATTATAATCACATTCCATTTCAATCCGTAGTAATGCCATCAGAAGCAAAAGTAGTGCGTTTAAATATTGAGAAGAAAGGTCAGGTTATTGGTTATATTCAAGGAGCTGGAGATGTTATTCCAACAAGTTTGCGTCAAATTGGTTATACAGTTGTAGAATTGAATGAAGATGAAGTAACACCAGAAAAATTACAAAATTTTGATGCTGTTGTTTTAGGAATTAGAACTTACAATACAAGTGATAGAGCTAAGTTTTATCAAGATAATTTACATAATTATGTAAAAAATGGTGGGACTTTAATTGTGCAATACAATACCAATAGAGGATTAAAAGTAGCTAAGGTTGCTCCATATCCATTAAGTCTTTCAAGAGATAGAGTTACAGATGAAAACTCTGAAGTACGTATTTTAAAAGCAAATCACGAATTGTTAAATTATCCCAATAAAATTTCAAAAGAAGATTTTAATGGTTGGGTACAAGAAAGAGGTTTGTATTTTCCAAATGAATGGGATTCAAACTATGAAGCAATTTTAAGTATGAACGATAAAAATGAAACTCCAAAAAATGGAAGTTTACTAGTGGCAAAATACGGAGAAGGTAATTTTATTTACACGGGTTTGAGCTTTTTTAGAGAATTGCCAGCAGGTGTTTCTGGAGCTTATAAATTGTTTGCAAATATGCTTTCAATTGGGAAAAATAACGTCGAAAAACCGTTAAAAAACTAA
- a CDS encoding AMP-binding protein translates to MIKKTLVEYFNESIVENWDLLALADYKGVGFTYGQLGERIKKTHLFFEKSGIKKGDKVALIGKNSAEWAVSFLAIVSYGAVVVPILPDFTPNDVHHIVTHSDAKLFFVSSHLYPKYNFEEMKALEGILILNDNFLSDYRIDKIKTAYDSFETDYNNLFPNGLKPEDLKFENISNDELAAINYTSGTTGFSKGVMLNHKSLASNIKFAEDNMPLKSGDAIVSFLPLAHAYGMAFEFLFPFSIGCQITFLTRTPSPAIITKAFKEIKPRLILSVPLVIEKIFKKKIKPQIEKPIVSTLLKIPLLNKLIYKKVLAGLNDGFGGNFEEVVIGGAAFNEDIEKLFKKIGFPFTIGYGMTECGPLISYASWKEMRIGSCGKPVDAMQVKIDSEDPINEVGEILVKGDHLMLGYYKNPEATAEAIDKDGWLHTGDLGLMDKDNFIYIKGRSKNMILGASGQNIFPEEIESTLNKRAYIGDSLVVERKGKLVALVYPDYEYMKLTSIDELELEAILEKYRVQANKNLPAYMRITKMICHSEAFEKTPKQSIKRFLYNKVEV, encoded by the coding sequence ATGATTAAAAAAACACTTGTTGAGTATTTCAATGAAAGTATCGTTGAGAATTGGGACCTGCTAGCACTTGCTGATTATAAAGGTGTTGGATTTACATATGGTCAATTGGGAGAAAGAATAAAGAAAACTCATTTGTTCTTCGAAAAATCTGGAATTAAGAAAGGAGATAAGGTTGCACTTATTGGTAAAAATTCAGCTGAATGGGCTGTTTCATTTTTAGCAATAGTTAGTTATGGAGCAGTAGTTGTACCAATACTTCCCGATTTTACACCAAATGATGTGCATCATATTGTAACACATTCCGATGCTAAATTATTTTTTGTTTCTAGTCACTTGTATCCAAAATACAATTTTGAGGAGATGAAAGCACTAGAGGGAATTTTAATATTAAATGATAATTTCCTTTCGGATTACCGTATTGATAAAATTAAAACTGCTTATGATTCATTTGAAACAGATTATAATAATTTATTTCCAAATGGATTGAAGCCTGAAGATTTAAAGTTTGAAAACATTAGTAATGATGAATTAGCAGCTATTAATTACACTTCTGGAACCACCGGTTTTTCAAAAGGAGTAATGCTTAATCATAAAAGTTTGGCTTCAAATATTAAATTTGCAGAAGATAATATGCCTTTAAAAAGTGGAGATGCAATTGTATCGTTTTTGCCTTTGGCTCACGCTTATGGTATGGCTTTTGAATTTTTATTTCCTTTTTCAATAGGATGTCAAATTACATTTTTAACAAGAACACCATCGCCAGCTATTATTACAAAGGCCTTTAAAGAAATAAAACCAAGGCTTATTTTATCTGTTCCTCTTGTTATAGAAAAAATATTTAAAAAGAAAATTAAACCTCAAATAGAAAAACCAATTGTAAGTACACTTTTAAAAATACCGCTGCTTAACAAATTAATTTATAAGAAAGTTCTTGCTGGACTTAACGATGGTTTTGGAGGGAATTTTGAAGAAGTTGTTATTGGTGGTGCAGCATTTAATGAAGATATTGAAAAACTATTTAAGAAAATAGGATTTCCTTTTACTATTGGTTATGGAATGACTGAATGTGGTCCATTAATATCCTATGCTTCTTGGAAAGAAATGCGAATTGGAAGTTGCGGTAAGCCAGTAGATGCTATGCAAGTTAAAATAGATTCTGAAGATCCAATTAATGAAGTTGGTGAAATATTGGTAAAAGGTGATCATTTAATGTTGGGTTATTATAAAAATCCAGAAGCAACAGCAGAAGCTATAGATAAAGATGGTTGGTTGCATACGGGTGATTTAGGGCTTATGGATAAAGATAATTTTATTTACATTAAGGGAAGGAGCAAAAATATGATTTTGGGTGCATCTGGACAGAATATTTTTCCTGAAGAAATTGAATCAACTTTAAATAAACGGGCTTATATTGGTGATTCGTTAGTGGTGGAGAGAAAAGGAAAGCTTGTTGCACTTGTGTATCCTGATTATGAATATATGAAGCTTACCAGTATAGATGAATTAGAATTGGAAGCTATTTTAGAAAAATATAGAGTACAAGCTAACAAAAATTTACCAGCTTATATGCGTATTACTAAAATGATTTGCCACTCAGAAGCGTTTGAGAAAACACCAAAACAAAGTATAAAACGGTTTTTGTATAATAAAGTGGAGGTGTAG
- a CDS encoding sugar phosphate isomerase/epimerase family protein produces MIKLSLLNRRDFMTKTALASGTLLVPLNLTSSNLFSPKEISNNNLELHVFSKCLQFLDYKDLCKAVKEIGFDGIDLTVRPNGHVLPENVLEDLPKATEQMKLYGLIPKMITTKVISPKDATQILVLETAKEQGYQFYRSDWLRYDRNFPVTENLDKAKTKLNNLAELNHKTGISGAYQNHSGHFIGSSIWGLQQVLAGILPTNLGVQYDIAHASIEGGKNWEIGFDLIKPHINTLAIKDYKWKNINGKWRPAFCPLGEGMIDFHYYFSLLKKHQINVPISLHAEYDLGGAEKGKVPTINKLEVLKRLKKDVTFIRKIWNEVNTQ; encoded by the coding sequence ATGATAAAACTTTCACTACTAAACAGAAGAGATTTTATGACTAAAACTGCCCTGGCTAGTGGAACTTTGTTAGTCCCTCTAAATTTAACTTCGAGTAATTTATTTTCACCGAAAGAAATATCAAACAACAACCTTGAACTACATGTTTTTTCTAAATGTTTACAGTTTTTAGACTATAAAGATTTATGCAAAGCCGTTAAAGAGATTGGTTTTGATGGCATTGACCTTACCGTAAGACCAAATGGACATGTGCTTCCAGAAAATGTTCTAGAAGACCTTCCAAAGGCAACCGAACAAATGAAATTATATGGCTTAATACCTAAAATGATAACTACAAAAGTAATTTCACCAAAAGATGCTACTCAAATTTTGGTATTGGAAACTGCTAAAGAACAAGGTTATCAATTTTATCGGTCAGACTGGTTAAGGTATGATCGTAATTTTCCTGTCACAGAAAATTTAGACAAGGCAAAAACCAAACTGAATAATTTAGCTGAACTCAACCATAAAACTGGAATTAGCGGAGCTTATCAAAATCATTCTGGGCATTTTATCGGATCTTCAATTTGGGGATTACAACAAGTATTAGCTGGTATTTTACCAACAAATTTGGGTGTTCAATACGACATTGCACATGCATCTATTGAAGGTGGTAAAAATTGGGAAATCGGATTCGATTTAATTAAACCACATATAAATACTTTAGCAATTAAAGATTACAAATGGAAAAATATAAATGGAAAATGGAGACCTGCATTCTGTCCATTAGGTGAAGGAATGATAGACTTTCATTACTATTTTTCATTACTAAAAAAACACCAAATTAATGTACCTATTTCCTTACACGCAGAATATGATTTAGGAGGTGCAGAAAAAGGTAAAGTTCCAACTATTAATAAACTAGAAGTATTAAAAAGACTAAAAAAAGATGTTACTTTTATTAGAAAAATTTGGAATGAAGTAAATACTCAATAA